In one Paracoccus everestensis genomic region, the following are encoded:
- a CDS encoding PTS sugar transporter subunit IIA: MQLTEILRPGAVRSLGQVTSKKRLFQELADLAHAEYGLNATEVLDALQERESLGPTGVGQGVALPHARLHGLDAVVGLFVRLDKPLDFDAVDRQPVDLIFGLLAPETSGVDHLKALALVSRTLRDTDLRAKLRANDDPVALHAVLATQGVKAA; this comes from the coding sequence ATGCAGTTGACCGAAATCCTCAGACCAGGCGCCGTGCGGTCGCTGGGACAGGTAACGTCGAAAAAGCGCCTGTTCCAGGAATTGGCCGACCTGGCCCATGCCGAATACGGCCTGAACGCGACCGAGGTTCTGGACGCGCTGCAGGAACGCGAAAGCTTGGGACCAACTGGCGTGGGGCAGGGTGTGGCGCTGCCCCATGCGCGGCTGCATGGATTGGATGCGGTCGTGGGCCTGTTCGTGCGCCTGGACAAGCCCCTGGATTTCGACGCGGTGGATCGCCAGCCGGTCGATCTGATCTTTGGCCTGCTTGCCCCCGAAACCAGCGGCGTCGATCACCTCAAGGCGCTTGCTTTGGTGTCCCGCACCCTGCGCGACACAGACCTGCGGGCCAAGCTGCGCGCCAACGATGATCCGGTGGCGCTGCACGCTGTTTTGGCTACCCAAGGCGTCAAGGCCGCATAA
- the hpf gene encoding ribosome hibernation-promoting factor, HPF/YfiA family, whose protein sequence is MRYTISGKQIDIGEALSTHVKTQVGETIDKYSQRPTDATVTFSKDAHQFLCDSVVHLSTGLNVTARGAATEIYAAFEACREKMDKQLRRYKRRLKDHHKDRSGPVEFGQAGTYVLAADEDEWEAQDSGLQPIIIAEMETRVPTLSVGDAVMQMELSGTPLLVFRNEKHGGVNVVHRRDDGNVGWIDPRGNS, encoded by the coding sequence ATGCGCTATACCATCAGCGGAAAACAGATCGACATCGGCGAGGCACTCAGCACGCATGTGAAGACGCAAGTGGGCGAAACCATCGACAAGTATTCGCAGCGTCCTACTGACGCCACAGTGACATTTTCCAAAGATGCCCACCAATTCCTGTGCGATTCCGTGGTTCACCTGTCCACCGGGCTGAACGTGACCGCCCGTGGCGCTGCGACCGAGATCTATGCCGCATTCGAAGCCTGCCGCGAAAAGATGGACAAGCAGCTTCGCCGTTACAAGCGCCGTTTGAAGGATCACCACAAAGACAGGTCGGGGCCGGTTGAATTCGGCCAGGCAGGGACGTATGTGCTGGCCGCTGACGAGGATGAGTGGGAAGCGCAGGACAGTGGCCTGCAACCGATCATCATCGCCGAGATGGAGACCCGTGTCCCGACCCTGTCGGTTGGCGATGCGGTGATGCAGATGGAACTGTCGGGGACGCCGCTTCTGGTGTTCCGCAACGAAAAACACGGGGGCGTCAATGTGGTCCACCGCCGAGACGACGGCAATGTGGGCTGGATCGACCCGCGCGGCAACAGCTGA